From a region of the Paenibacillus segetis genome:
- a CDS encoding sensor histidine kinase gives MSLIQRIVNLLHLKQGMITVYILNTMILVFVSYQYHGVKDILYPIGVSLFILFVYLLIAAVGYHKFTDKLAESKVSPQIEVDDTNVQDKLIFSTINEIHEQYNATIFKQSSSVKERNTLFSQWIHNMKVSISIIGLASEQGSQEAIEDIKEENNKLMQNLEECLNVLRLDDFSRDYMPERVNLYQLVIKVINGKKRDFIYKGVYPKVYIDEVLEVYTDEKWCGYMIEQMLSNAIKYSDKDQQVTIRSEVQEDHILLNIQDNGIGIHQEDLPRVFDPFFTGRNGRDNRSATGIGLYMVKYIAHKLGHKVSIDSQKGVGTEVTLSFLSEV, from the coding sequence ATGTCTTTGATCCAACGGATTGTTAATCTGCTGCACCTAAAACAAGGAATGATCACTGTCTACATCTTGAACACGATGATTCTTGTTTTCGTGTCTTATCAGTACCATGGTGTCAAAGATATTCTGTATCCGATCGGCGTCAGCTTATTTATTTTGTTTGTATACTTACTGATCGCAGCCGTTGGATATCACAAGTTTACAGATAAATTGGCAGAATCTAAGGTTAGCCCGCAAATCGAAGTGGATGATACTAATGTGCAGGACAAGCTCATTTTCAGTACGATCAACGAGATACATGAGCAATATAACGCAACAATATTCAAACAGAGCAGCTCCGTTAAAGAAAGAAACACCTTGTTCTCCCAGTGGATTCACAATATGAAAGTATCCATTTCGATTATCGGGCTGGCTTCAGAGCAAGGTTCGCAAGAAGCTATAGAAGATATCAAAGAAGAGAACAACAAATTGATGCAGAACCTGGAAGAATGTTTAAACGTCCTCAGACTAGACGATTTTTCGCGTGATTATATGCCGGAGAGGGTAAATCTGTATCAGCTTGTCATCAAGGTCATCAACGGTAAAAAACGGGATTTTATTTATAAAGGTGTGTATCCGAAAGTCTACATAGATGAAGTATTAGAAGTCTACACGGATGAGAAATGGTGTGGATATATGATAGAGCAAATGTTGTCTAATGCGATTAAATACAGCGATAAAGATCAACAGGTGACTATTCGCAGTGAAGTGCAAGAAGATCATATTCTTCTGAACATTCAAGACAACGGTATTGGGATCCATCAGGAGGATTTACCGCGGGTATTTGATCCTTTTTTCACAGGTAGGAATGGTAGAGACAACCGTTCCGCAACTGGGATCGGCTTATATATGGTGAAGTACATAGCACATAAATTAGGACACAAGGTCAGCATTGATTCGCAAAAAGGAGTGGGAACGGAGGTCACCCTTTCTTTCCTTTCAGAAGTGTAA